The sequence ATCGCCGAGGGCGTGGACCTGGCGTACGACGTAACCGCCACCTCGCTGAAGGAGCGGCTGGTGCTGCGCGCCCCGTCCGCCGCGGCGGCGATGACGTTCACGCTCGACGCGGGCAAGCTGAAGGTCGCGCAGGGCAAGGGCGGTTCGATCGAGTTCCGGTCGCCGGTGGACAACCGGGTGCTGCTGGTGATGCCGGCGCCGTTCATGTACGACGCCAAGGCCGACAAGTCCTCGCCGTACGGCTTCGCCTACAGCACCAAGGTGACGCAGACCCTGCGGGCCGACGGCGGCCGGTGGGCGATCGACGTGGCGGCCGACAAGGGCTGGCTGGGCGACCCCAAGCGGGTCTACCCGGTGACCGTCGACCCGACCATCAAGGTCCAGCCGGACAGCCAGGCTGGGCAGGACGCGATGGTCGTCTCCGACGGTCCGAGCTCCAACTACGGCACCGGCTGGAACCTGTCGGTTGGCACCACCGACCTGGCGGCGGCGCGCAGCCTGGTCAAGTTCAACCTGAGCTCGATCCCGGCGAACACCACGATCGACTCCGCCTCGCTGCAGATGTACTACGACACCACGCACACCACCAACGCGTACGACGTGCCGATCGAAGTCCGCGAGGTCATCACGGCCTGGGACGAGTCCACGGTCAACTGGACCCAGGTCAAGGACGCCATGGGCTCCGGCGCGGCGACCGTGGAGATGGTCGACGACACCGACACCGCCAAGGTCGCGGCGAAGGGCGTCTGGCCGCTATCGACCAACAGCACCCTGAACAAGGACGCCGTCAAGCAGACTTACCTGTACAACAGGGACGACATTGCGGGGGACACCTACACCTGGGTGCCGGCCGTGCCGGAGGACGGCACGTACACGGTGGAGGCCCACTACCTTCCGGCCAACGACCGGACCGACAAGGCGCAGTACACCGTCACCCACGACGGCGGTGTCACCACCCCCAAGCCGGTCAACCAGAAGCTGCCGGCCAACGCCGATTGGGCCAGCCTCGGCCAGTACCCGTTCAGGGCCGGCACCACCGGCCGGGTCATGCTCAGTGACGCCAACACCAACAGCACCACTTCGGTCATCGTCGACGCGGTGCGGCTGACCAAGTCCGGCGGCCTGATGCGGGCCAAGGAGGCCAACCTCTGGCACTCCTTCGCGGCGACCAACTTGGTGCAAAAGTGGGTCAACTCAGGCGGCAACAACGGCTTCATGGTCAAGGCGGTCGACGAGGCCCGGCTCGGCCACGGCGGCCCCCGCTACCAGGCGGCGGAAAACGTCTACGGCGGCGAGACCGAGAACGCCCCGAAGCTGATTATCAACTACGGCAACCCCGGCCTGGTCGTCGACACCCCGCGCACTCTCTACCCGACGGGCGCCGCGCTGCGCTGGTCGGCGTACGGCGGCGCGGACATCACCGAGTACCAGGTGCACCGGTCGACCACCCCGAACTTCACCCCGACCGCGGCCACCCTGGTCGCCCCGGTGAGTAAGGCGGTCACGTCGTTCACCGACTCCACCGCCACCCCCACCGGGGCCAGCTCCACCGACCCGTACGGGCAGACCTACTACTACCAGGTGGCGGTCAAGACCAACGGCGGAACTGTCGTCCCGTCCACCGCGGTGACGGCCAAGCTGCCGAAATCCGGCCAGGTGGTGCAGACCATCCAGGCCGCCGCCGACGTGACCCTCTCCTCCCACCCCGACAAGCAGACCACCAACCTCAACACCTTGGATGGCAAGACGCAGCTGATGGCGGGCAACAACTCCGTCGATTACAACTCCGCACGGTCGCTGCTGCGCTTCGACACCTCGTCCATCCCGGCGAATGCGAAGGTGCTGTCCGGATCGCTGAACCTCTGGGGCTTCAGCACCGTCATCGGCACCTCGCAGCAGTCGACCTACTCGGTGCACACCCTCAACAAGGCGTTCGACCCGACGGCCGCGACCTGGGTGAAGGCCAACAGCACCACCAACTGGACCACCGCCGGCGGTGACTACTCGGCCACGGCCGCCAGCTCGCTGGCCAACTTCGGTGTGGACGACGCGCCGCAGTGGCGGCGCTGGGCGGTCAAGGACTCCGTCCAGAACTGGGTCACCAACCCGACCGCCAACAAGGGCTTCCTGGTCAAGTACACCGACGAGGCAGGCCGGCTCAAGGGGCACAGCCTCTTCGCGTCCAGTGAGGGCACCGAGGCGCTGCGCCCGCAGCTGCAGGTCGTCTACACCCAGCCGGACGCGGTGCAAACCTACTACGCGCCGTCCACCCCGTCGGTGATGACCTCCGACGGCACGTACAGCATCCCGGTCACCCTCGCCAACCCGACCGCCACCCCCTGGCTCAAAAGCGAGTGGGCGCTGACGTACAGCTGGACCCTGCCCAACGGCGACCCGGTCCCCACGGCCGGCACGCCCCTGAAGACGGCACTGCCCGTGGACGTCGCGCCGATCGGCTCGCCCACCGGCATCAGCAGCGTGGACGTCACCGCCCAGGTCAAGGCCCCGGCGACTAGCGCCGACGGCAACCGGCGCAACAACTACACCCTCAACTGGGAACTCAAGAAGACCGACGGCACCAAGCTGACCGGGATCGCCCCGCTGCCCCAGGACATCGCGGTCGAAGAGCCCACCTCCGACCAGCTCGGCCTGGAGAAGTACTACTCCTACGCGGGCAAGAACACCGGCGCGGGCGGCACGCTGATGAACAACCTGTTCGCCGGCAACACCGTCTGGTCGTACAACGCGTTCAACAACCCGTCGCGGGGCCTGTCGACCTTCGTCCGGCTGGCGTACAACTCGCTGGACACCAGCGACTCGGTGGCCGGCTACGGCTGGTCGCTGCAGGCGTCGTCGATGATGCGCCTGGGCACGCCGCTGGACTTCCACCCCAACCCGAACCCGAGGAAGGTCACCTTCACCGACGGTGACGGCACCAGCCACCGGTTCATGCTGAATGACGCGACGGGGGAGTGGATCAGCCCGAAGGGTGTGCACCTCTACCTGGAGAAGGTCACCAGCCTCGACTGCAAGCCCAACACCGAGGAGCCGAAGGCCTGGCGGCTGACCAAGCCGGACCGGACGCAGTTCTACTACGACTGCGAGGGTTTCCTCACCAGCGTGGTGGACAACAACGAGAACGAGATGGTGTTCACCTACGAGGAGCGCCGGTCGAACAACAAGCCGACCAAGTTCCTCCGGTACATCACCGACCCGGCCGGGCGGATCACCCTGACCATCGACTACTACGCCAAGGGCCAGGACTACACGTACATCGACGACACGGACTGGCTGCCGAGGTCCGGGACTAACCTCACCAACCCGCACATCATCGACCACGTCTCACAGATCACTGACATCTCCGGGCGGAAGTTGACCTTCGCCTACACCGACAAGGGGCTGCTCGCCCAGCTCATCGACGGCGTCGGCTCCAGCGGCGAGTTGGGCCTGGAGAAGAAGTTCCAGTTCCGCTACGACGCCACGCAGGGGAACAAGAACGTCAAGCTGGTGCAGGTCACCGACCCACGGAATCACTCCACCAAGCTGGCGTACTACTACCCCCAGACGGGCGACGACCCGAAGTGGCACTGGAGGACGAAGTCCTACGACGACCGGCACACCGACGAACGCCTCACCACGTTCACGTACGCCGACCCGGACGCGACGGACAACATCCTGACCACGGTCAGGGACGCCGAACTCCGCGAAACCAAGTACCTGATGGACGTCTTCGGCCGGCCGATCGAGACGACCAACGCCAAGCAGCAGAAAACCACGCTGGGGTGGGATGACGACCACAACGTCACCACGCTCATCGAGGACAACGGCGCCACATCGACCTGGGTCTACGACGCCAAGACCGGCTACCCGACGCTGATCAAGGACGCCGAGGCGGTCGCCAACGGCACTCCGGGTACAGAGCTGAAGTACCAGTTCCAGCTGAACGGGTACGTCGCCGACCTGGTCGAGAAACTCAGCCCGGAACGGCGGAAGTGGACCTTCGGCTACGAGAACGACGGTGACCTCTCCTGGGTGGTCGACCCGAAGGGCAACACCACGTCCGACCCGGAGGACTACAAGACCTCTTACACGTACGACGCGTTCGGGCAGATGCTGACGGCGACCGACGCCAACGGCAACACCACCAGGAACGACCTCTTCGACGCGAACGGCTACCCGCAGAAGATCATCGACGCGAAGACGAAGGAGACGACGTTCGTCTACGACCTGCGCGGCCAGGTCACCAAGGTCACCGACGCGTACGGCAAGGAAACCACGCAGACGTACGA comes from Micromonospora purpureochromogenes and encodes:
- a CDS encoding golvesin C-terminal-like domain-containing protein; the protein is MLALVATLGGMETLRQYQPDPAATASAGDDDILTRLGKAARGLVGGGAAKAPAEAVRAGLYVEQKLPAGVRKKPAKRVKELTGRRSATTRVYKMSDGSLQAEVSATPQFYQDAKGTWQPIDSTVSPSKAGGFAAANTTNTFTSRFGDSTTALTRFELDGQQVTLGLAGAPRALKPVLNGHTVTYPGIAEGVDLAYDVTATSLKERLVLRAPSAAAAMTFTLDAGKLKVAQGKGGSIEFRSPVDNRVLLVMPAPFMYDAKADKSSPYGFAYSTKVTQTLRADGGRWAIDVAADKGWLGDPKRVYPVTVDPTIKVQPDSQAGQDAMVVSDGPSSNYGTGWNLSVGTTDLAAARSLVKFNLSSIPANTTIDSASLQMYYDTTHTTNAYDVPIEVREVITAWDESTVNWTQVKDAMGSGAATVEMVDDTDTAKVAAKGVWPLSTNSTLNKDAVKQTYLYNRDDIAGDTYTWVPAVPEDGTYTVEAHYLPANDRTDKAQYTVTHDGGVTTPKPVNQKLPANADWASLGQYPFRAGTTGRVMLSDANTNSTTSVIVDAVRLTKSGGLMRAKEANLWHSFAATNLVQKWVNSGGNNGFMVKAVDEARLGHGGPRYQAAENVYGGETENAPKLIINYGNPGLVVDTPRTLYPTGAALRWSAYGGADITEYQVHRSTTPNFTPTAATLVAPVSKAVTSFTDSTATPTGASSTDPYGQTYYYQVAVKTNGGTVVPSTAVTAKLPKSGQVVQTIQAAADVTLSSHPDKQTTNLNTLDGKTQLMAGNNSVDYNSARSLLRFDTSSIPANAKVLSGSLNLWGFSTVIGTSQQSTYSVHTLNKAFDPTAATWVKANSTTNWTTAGGDYSATAASSLANFGVDDAPQWRRWAVKDSVQNWVTNPTANKGFLVKYTDEAGRLKGHSLFASSEGTEALRPQLQVVYTQPDAVQTYYAPSTPSVMTSDGTYSIPVTLANPTATPWLKSEWALTYSWTLPNGDPVPTAGTPLKTALPVDVAPIGSPTGISSVDVTAQVKAPATSADGNRRNNYTLNWELKKTDGTKLTGIAPLPQDIAVEEPTSDQLGLEKYYSYAGKNTGAGGTLMNNLFAGNTVWSYNAFNNPSRGLSTFVRLAYNSLDTSDSVAGYGWSLQASSMMRLGTPLDFHPNPNPRKVTFTDGDGTSHRFMLNDATGEWISPKGVHLYLEKVTSLDCKPNTEEPKAWRLTKPDRTQFYYDCEGFLTSVVDNNENEMVFTYEERRSNNKPTKFLRYITDPAGRITLTIDYYAKGQDYTYIDDTDWLPRSGTNLTNPHIIDHVSQITDISGRKLTFAYTDKGLLAQLIDGVGSSGELGLEKKFQFRYDATQGNKNVKLVQVTDPRNHSTKLAYYYPQTGDDPKWHWRTKSYDDRHTDERLTTFTYADPDATDNILTTVRDAELRETKYLMDVFGRPIETTNAKQQKTTLGWDDDHNVTTLIEDNGATSTWVYDAKTGYPTLIKDAEAVANGTPGTELKYQFQLNGYVADLVEKLSPERRKWTFGYENDGDLSWVVDPKGNTTSDPEDYKTSYTYDAFGQMLTATDANGNTTRNDLFDANGYPQKIIDAKTKETTFVYDLRGQVTKVTDAYGKETTQTYDTFGRPRENRVPKDQNAGEFIVTPAPTYDANDNVLKSFAPNGAFTEAHYDAADQVEFTLAPVDEEGDPQRKTSFTYDKVGNLKTVTEPWGNLTPEVPGDYVTTNHYDEIYQLTSVVNAKSQTISYEYDNVGNVRKVVDPRKNATSATDDYTTVYEHDKAHRVKKVTDALGKFTSTTYDRDGVVRTTTDQLGNTTETIPDPRGMPEQVKVPHKNDNGTITYRITQYQYDEVGNRTKVTSPRGVNTPDDPDDFATVTVYDELNRVEETRTAYDEQDARYKTADVTTYEYDDVGRLKILSSPPSAGESVRNDTHYTYFDNGWTKTSRDPWDILTTYDYNKLGAQTERTLTPAGEDPDGGSSNRTMTWSYFPDGKLASRSDSGVPVGRHVVLVDNSDFNNVTTAGTWTAATSATGKVGPNYATRPAGTGTNTFTWKLNVPQAGTYEVFARYPQVSGAATNAKYTVSHGGGDTEKTVNQTTNTGTWVSLGSYSFTEGNTHKVSLSDQANGTVVADAVKLVRDNTGEVDDERVNYTYRYDPNGNLKRITDSSPNARVDTYSVDYTELNQVQTVTESKSETPTNTTTFTYNENSAPRTTSHERQYASYDYDERDLVSTVINGKSADDPDKKTTTFTYTDRAEKLKEVKGNGNTVDYTYYLDGLLKNQVEKKSNGTLVSEHTFTYDLNGNRTRDAAKKMNADNNAAYLNTTSDYTYDPRDRLAQLVRTGDGADTETYVHDANNNVISQTIKDATTTFNYDRNRLLTATTGGATASYNYDPFGRQDTVTAAGEVIERNVYDGFDHILENRKKSGTGTTVTEYTYDPLDRTTTKTTDAGGTKEKTTTFNYLGLSSEVLDEEVADELTKSYQYSPWGQRLSQVTHKDDGTEEEAYYGYNPHTDVEQLTDETGNTKATYGYTAYGKDNEAEFTGIDKPDAADPTKEPYNAYRFNAKRWDQASDSYDMGFRDYSPSLNRFLTRDNYNGAMAEFSLGLSPWTGNRYAFGGGNPISMIEVDGHRPCGDDACRLYENEAGQVVDLRSASQIPDEDELPDDGPSPKEMCGNASLDSCLVTLQQHEQDKRNLCKNMPPDRCLMALEADRNNPGYTPPGETWTLQPHPDIAGIRMYGLCVNGSVAGFLGAGEQACIVGDGQGVGWTYSLQGDVGPNAGFGVGISGVASDGAIHDQIGSSDYWQGSLGKVGNVQYSAGPGAWNQPVNTVSGGVGIGVGGGYTEGKSGTIGGRLFDWWWWD